The Bradysia coprophila strain Holo2 chromosome II, BU_Bcop_v1, whole genome shotgun sequence genome has a segment encoding these proteins:
- the LOC119068647 gene encoding uncharacterized protein LOC119068647, producing the protein MAFMVPVMKKDYDIYKTSRSRRVSECSKSSACSSRKVSECRSECPSLSTSPESEYMNAVSPSHRSQPIQSINRNTSRPQMSRASSRNSQSSLMSSPAKTAGGCAVPKPNVHDSQSSLNKFHSRLVDKLRKSLRKAKSTDRS; encoded by the coding sequence ATGACATCTACAAAACAAGTCGTTCACGACGCGTTTCCGAGTGTTCGAAGTCGAGTGCATGCAGTTCTCGAAAAGTATCCGAATGCCGGTCAGAATGTCCCAGTTTATCCACATCGCCCGAATCCGAATACATGAATGCCGTTTCGCCGTCACATCGAAGTCAACCGATACAGTCGATAAACCGTAACACATCCAGACCGCAAATGTCCCGCGCCTCGTCCAGAAACTCACAGTCATCGCTGATGTCCAGTCCGGCGAAAACTGCCGGCGGTTGTGCCGTACCGAAACCGAATGTCCATGACAGCCAGAGCagtttaaataaattccattCCCGATTGGTGGACAAGTTGAGGAAGTCGTTGCGCAAGGCAAAATCAACGGACCGGTCATGA